The Candidatus Eisenbacteria bacterium DNA window GGCGGCGGCTCGGGCGTCGTCCCGCTGGCGTCGATGATCCGGCACCACGCGGCGCAGGGGAGCGAAGCTCCGGTCACGCTCGCGGTCTCCGCCCGGACCGCGCCCGACCTCCTCTACCTCGACGAACTGCGCGGCTACGCCGCCGCGCGACGCGGTTTCACGCTCCTCGCCACGGTCACGCGCGAAGCACCGGGGCACAACGATCTTCGGCGCGGCCGCATCGACCGGGAACTCCTGGCGGAGGCGCTGCGCGCGGGCGGCAGCCCGCTGCTCGCGTTCGTCTGTGGCGCGAACGCATTCGTCGAGACCGTCAGCGGGCTGCTGCTCGACCTCGGCGTCGCTCCCGACCGGATCAGGACCGAACGCTACGGCGGCTAGCGTTCAGGCGCGCAGGTGGAACCGCCGCACCGCGAGGAACCCCAGCACCACGAAGATCAGCAGCAAGACGCCCTGTGCGAGGTGGCCCGGCGCTACTCTTGCAGCGCGCGGTGAACGAACTGCACGGCGGTCGATCCCTCGCCCACTGCGGCTGCCACGCGCTTGATGCTCCCCGACCGGACGTCGCCCACCGC harbors:
- a CDS encoding FAD-binding oxidoreductase, with protein sequence MDAVAGPRKLAWTMARVTSVVPRTPRIKSFFFALPQPPAFVPGQHMDVRLVAPDGYEAQRSYSIASAPEHADALELAVERLQDGEVSPFFHDEVRVGDEIELRGPIGGHFMWSVRDGGPLLLVGGGSGVVPLASMIRHHAAQGSEAPVTLAVSARTAPDLLYLDELRGYAAARRGFTLLATVTREAPGHNDLRRGRIDRELLAEALRAGGSPLLAFVCGANAFVETVSGLLLDLGVAPDRIRTERYGG